DNA sequence from the Blastomonas fulva genome:
ACAAGGGCCGGGTCAATCCCACCAAGTTCGAGACGCTGGAAAGCTGGGCCGCCGCGATCACACTGGCAGGCGCTGCCACCACCAATCTGGACATGGTGCGCGAAGCCGGGGTTGAGCGGGTGCTCGCCAAACGCTATCGCAACCGCGACAAGGCGGTGATCGGGCTGGAAACCGCCGCGCGCCAGTTCACCTATTTCGACCAGCTGCCCGAGGCCGACCAGCGCGCGATGCTGGCCAGCGTCATCGCCGATGCCGACAATGCGCCTGCAGCCTATCGCGACATGGTGACCGGATGGCTGACCGGCGATGTCGCGAGGCTTGAGCAGGCCGCCAACCGGGGCCTGCTGCAGCGCCCGCAAGTCCGCGAGCAGATCCTCGTCCGCCGCAACCGCGACTGGGCGAACCAGATCACCGACATGCTCAAGCTTGGCGCGCGACCGTTCGTCGCGGTCGGGGCTGCGCATCTGGCGGGCGAAGACAGCGTGCAGACGCTGCTGGAAGCGCGCGGCTACACCGTCACCCGGCTGCAATAGCCGCCCGACCTGCGCTAGCCGCCACGACGCTTGCTTTTCGGGCCTTGTCCCCCTATAGGCCCGCCTTCTCCGACGCCATGGTCATCCCTGGAGGCGTGGCGCGGGGATTGAACGACCACCAAAAACTCTGGAGACAGTTTATGAGCGATACGCTTACCCTGTCGGCCCAGCTGCGTGATCGGGCAGGCAAGGGAGCCTCCCGTGCACTCCGCCGCGAAGGCCGTGTACCCGCCGTTATTTACGGCGACAAGAAAGAACCGGAAGCGATTCATATCGCAGAGCGCGAGCTGAACAAGCTGCTCGGCACCGGCCATTTCATGAACTCGATCGTTGAAGTCGAAATCGACGGCAAGGCGGTTGTCACGCTTCCCAAGGACGTGGCTTTCCACCCCGTGTCGGATCGTCCGCTTCACGTCGATTTCCTGCGTATCGCCAAGGGCTCGACCGTCGAGGTCTCGGTCCCTGTCGTTTTCGTCAACGAAGAAGCTTCGCCCGGTCTGAAGCGTGGCGGCGTTCTCAACGTCGTGCGTCACGAGCTGGAACTGGTCTGCGACGCAACCAAGATCCCCGATGAGATCGAAGTCGACGTGACCGGAACCGAAATCGGCGATTCGATCCACATCTCGGCCGTGACCCTGCCCAAGGGCAGCGAATCGGCGATCACCGATCGCGACTTCACCATCGCCACGATCGTTGCTCCCTCGGCTCTCAAGTCGAGCGACGGCGAAGCTGCCGACGAAGCTGGCGAGTAATTCTTCTTGCTGGCCCTCTCCCCCTCGTGGGAGAGGGTTGGGAGAGGGGAGTGTGGGGAGGGTGGCGCATAGGCCCCTCTCCCCGACCCTCTCCCCTTAAGGGAAGAGAGAGTTTCTCAGCATGCAAATCTGGGTCGGCCTTGGCAATCCCGGCGCGGAATATGCGATGCACCGGCACAATGTCGGCTTCATGGCGCTCGATACCGTTGCCGATGTCCACGGCTTCGAGCCCCCCAAGCGCCGCTTCCAGGGCTGGGCCATGGAAGGCAGGCTGGGCAGCGAAAAGCTGCTGCTGCTCAAGCCCGCAACCTTCATGAACAAGTCCGGCCAGGCTGTGGGAGAGGCGATGCGCTTCTTCAAGCTCGAGCCTGAAGCCGTCACCGTCTTCCACGACGAGCTCGACCTCGCGCCGTTCAAGGTGAAGGTCAAGCGCGGCGGCGGCACCGCGGGGCATAACGGCCTGCGCTCGACCGAACAGCATATCGGCCCGGAATTCCGCCGCGTGCGCATCGGCATCGGCCACCCGGGCAACAAGGACCGGGTCACCGGCCATGTGCTGGGCAACTATCACAAGACCGAACTCGACGACCTCACCGACATGCTGGGCGCCATCGCCGCCGAAGCTGCATGGCTGGCGAAGGACGACGACGCGCGATTCATGAACGACGTGGCGCTGCGGCTGCAGGAATGACCGCGATGGCGAATCGTCGCTCGAACAACTCCGGCACCTGGCTGCTGCTCGCCTATGCCATCGCATCGCTTGTCGCCGTGCTCAGCGGTGCAGCAACGATGGTCTTGACTGGAATACCGGCCATCCGCTGGTCGCTGACGCTTGCAGCCTGGGGTGTCGGCGCGCTGCTGGCGTATGGTATCGTCAAGGCAAGACCGCGCGGCATGGCATGGCCGGTGATTGCCATCGGCGGCGCGGTGACGGTCGCTGCGACCCTTGCGGGGCCCGATCAGCTGGGTGTGCATCGCTGGCTCGCCATCGGGCCGGTGTTCGTCAATGCCGCAGCCGTGGCTCTGCCCGCAGTGATCGTCGCGCTCGCGCGGATGGGACAGAGCGCCCGGCTGGCCCAGGCGGTCGCCCTGGGTGTCGCGGCCATTCTGGCGCTTCAGCCCGATGCGTCACAGGCCTGGGGATTTGCCTTCGCTTGCCTCGCCTGGTTGCTGCCTGATCGCGCGCCCAGCATAGCGGTTCAGGCCGTGGTCCTGACTGCGCTTGCTATCATCGCGACCTTGAGCCCCGATCCGCTGATGCCAGTACTCGAGGTCGAGCAGATCGTGTCGTTGGCGCTGTCCGTGCACCCGGCGCTCGCGGCACTGGCCGTTGCTGCGCTGGCGACGCTGCCCTTGATCATCTGGAGGCTTGGCTCGGGTGGTCGTGCGTCCCGCGCGCTTGCGCTTTATGGTGCAGCAATCAGCATCGCCCCTGCATTTGGCTGGTTCCCCGTGCCATTGGTGGGCGCCGGCATGAGCTTTCCGCTCGGTTTGTGGATTGGCGTTGCACTGTTGGCGCAAGGCGGCGGGAGCGTTTCTCCCGGGCCAGACGGGTTGTTCAGGGACCGTGACGCGTAACTGTCATCTAGTGCGCGCCAATCCGTCATCGATCTGCCATCATGATCGCTTGAGAAACAGGCATCACCGCCGAGCGCCGGGACAGCACGGGGTTGATCGCGGCAGCATCTGACTGATTCTCGGGGGAATTGCCTTGTCACACCTGACCGACGCCGCGCGCGCGCCTTATCGCACCGACACCCTTGATTTCGATCCATCGAACAGCCTGGAAGCGATCGTCGCTGCCAATCCCTCGCGCCGCCGGATCCTCACCAACGGCCTGATGGGTCTTGTGCTCGCACCGATGGTGGCCAATTGCGGCGGCGACAATGGCGCTGCGGGGAACCCGGTAACGCTGCCGCCCACCGCCGGTCCGGCGCCGACGCCTGCTCCCACCCCTGCCCCGGCCCCCAGCTTCTCGATCAGCTTCAATTCGGTGCCTGCCAACCAGAACGACCGGGTGACCGTCCCCACCGGCTATGAGGTTAACGTCCTGCTCAAGGCCGGTGATCTGATCGTGCCCGGAGGGGCGGCCTTCAACGGATCCTTCCCGACACCGGGCCAGGCGGAAAACTGGGCAGGCGGCAACCATGACGGCATGGAGCTGTTCGCAATTCCCAGTGTCGATCCCAACACCGCAGGCTTGCTCGCGGTGAACTTCGAATATCCTGATTTCAACATCCTAATGAGCGATGCCGAAGCTACCGCGGTCCAGGCGAATCCGGCAGCGGCCACAGCCACGCAGCGCCAGCTCGCGCTATCAGCGGTCGGCGTGGGTGTGGTGGAAATCCAGCGCGGAGCAGACGGCAAATGGTCCGTGGTGGCCAATTCGCGGTTCAACAAGCGCTACAGTGGCAATTCCAACTATCGCGCGGGCGGTCCTGCTGCCGGTCTGCTCAGCACCAATATCAAGGGAACGCTGAACAACTGCGCCAGTGGTCGGACCCCGTGGAACACCTACCTCACCTGCGAGGAAACCACCGACAACTACATCGACCCCAGCCAGCCTGCGGAAAATTATGGTTGGGTGGTCGAGATCGACCCGTTCCTGGAGCTTGCGCCGCCGACCAAGCGCACCGCAATGGGCCGATTCGACCACGAGAACACCGCGTTCATGGCCAACGCCGATCGCCGCGTCGCCTTCTACATGGGCGATGATGCGACGCCGGGCTGCATCTACAAGTTCGTCTGCGATCGGGCGTTCAGCGCGACCAGCCGCGCAGCGAACATCGATATGCTCGATGTCGGTCAGCTCTTTGTCGCGCGATTCAATGCAGACGGCACCGGCGAATGGCGCCTGCTCCAGCAGGGCCAGAATGGCCTCGTTGTCGGCGCGCGTGATCCGGGCAACATCAGCCAGAGCACGACCCCGCCCACGCCCACCGTCGTCGATTTCCGTAACCAGGCCGATGTCCTGATCAACACAAAGTCGGCGGCGCGTGTTGCCGGTGGAACGGTGATGGATCGACCCGAATGGATCACCGTCGCCCCCGACAACACCGCCATTTTCGTTGCGCTGACAAACAACTCGGGTCGCCGGGTCACCGATGCCACCAATCCGCGCGTCACCAACCGCCACGGGCACATTCTGAAGATGCGCGAATCGGGCGACTCGCCGCTGGCTGGGTCGTTCACCTGGGAGCTGTTCCTGCTCGCAGGGGATCCCGCGCTGGCCTCTGGCGGCGCGAACCTCACCGGCAACATCAACGGCGACACCTTCTCCAGCCCAGATGGCATCCGCATCGACCCGCAGGGTCGCATGTGGGTGCAGACCGATCACTCGGTCCCGGGGACGTCGGGGGTCACGGGCGTGACCATCGACCAGGCCTTCGGTCATAACGCGATGTTCCATGTCGATCAGAAAACGAAACAGTCGAAACGGTTCCTGGTTGGGCCGCTCGGCTGCGAAATCACCGGGATTGCCTATACGCCCGGCCTCACCGACTTCTTCATCAACATCCAGCACCCTACCGGTAACTGGCCGGTCAATGGTGAAAAGCCGCGGTCCTCGACCATTGTTGTGACGCGCACGGACAAGCAGCCCGTGGGCAATTGAAGCATGCAGATCCCGTCGCCGGCATCGTTCGGCGGCGGGATCGCGGCGCTAACGCGTCGTCCTGCCAAATCGCGATTCAAGCCAGCCTACCGCAAAACCCAGTATGGCTGGAGCATCGACCAGCAAGGCGGCCGCGGCACCGATTTGTCCCTGCCATCCGCCGCCCGCAGCGACAAAGTCGCGGACAACTTCCTCGAAATAGTCGTCATCGAGCCCATCCACCACGGGATTTCCGGTGTCGAACTCCTCGACTCTGCGCCAGATCGTCCCGCCATCGGGATTGGCAAAGGGCACATCCCAGCGCACAATTCGCTTGCCCGGAATGCTGGCCAGATGCTCGGCATGGTGGAGCAGCGTCATTGTCTCCCAGGGCGCGCCGATCATCATCACCTTGCCGCGCGCTTCGACTAGCCTGGCAAGCGGGGTGCCGGAGCCATAGCCATAATCGATCGGGTGCGGATCGATCAGCCAGCGCGCCTTCGCCCCCAGCGCGGTCATCGACGGGCCGGGACTGGCGCTACGAAGCGCGCCGGGCGTGGTGCGCAGGAATTCTGGAAATGCGCCATTGTCGCGGATCGCGCGCGAGCGCGCCGGATCGAACGGCAGCACATGCGCGCGCCATTGCGGCAGGATATGCCCTTCCTCGTCGCACGCCCATTCAGGGGCGCCCTCCCAGTCGGCATAGGCCATCACCGTCCCGGCATCGCCGACCACCTGCCGAAGCGCGGCGATCAGCGTGTCCGGCCCGCCGATCATCGGACCGATGCTGCGCAGCCCGGCATGGACCATGACGATATCGCCCGGCGCAAGGCCAGAGGCCGACAGATCGGCGACAAGATGACCGAGGGTGACCGGAGGCGCCATGCAGGCATATCTATTGCGGTCTATGCCAATGACAAGCCACCAGTGCGCAGGCCCGGCCGTCAGGCTGGAGTTGATTGTCCGATGGCGCTAAGGGCGCAGCCATGGCAAAGACGAAGGAACTTCCATGATCTCTGCACCCCCCTATCTTGATGTCAGCGCGGAGGCGGGGCGGGATTTCATGATGCGCGCGCTCACCGGCCCGGTCGTGATGCTCAACCTGTTACGGTTCCGCGCAGAGGCGGACTATTCGGCGACACCGGAGCTTGCACCGGATGCGCCGATCAGCGGACGCGACGCCTTCATGCGCTATTTCGAGCACACGCTGCCCTTCCTGCAGGCGAGTGGCGGGTCGGTCGAGTATCTGGGCGATGGCGGAGCGTGGCTAATCGGGCCGGCAGGGGAACGCTGGGACGCGGTCATGCTGATCCGTCAGGCCAGCGTGGAAGCCTTTATTGCGTGGAACGGAGATGCCGCCTATCTGGCCGGAATTGGCCACCGTACGGCGGCGCTGGAAGATTCGAGATTGCTGCCCACCACGGCACACACATTCGGCAAGGACTGATCAATGGGTTTCAAATGCGGTATTGTCGGGCTGCCGAATGTCGGCAAGTCCACCCTGTTCAAC
Encoded proteins:
- a CDS encoding TraB/GumN family protein, which gives rise to MNRIVSRWLILPLLLLAQACSAFPSMAAWDGPKKGAPALWHVKGPDGEAWLFGGIHALPANIKWITPKMKTAMDASDRLVLEVVGLEDSAEITRTFQALGNSPNQPPLAERLPVDLRAAGEKLRDKGRVNPTKFETLESWAAAITLAGAATTNLDMVREAGVERVLAKRYRNRDKAVIGLETAARQFTYFDQLPEADQRAMLASVIADADNAPAAYRDMVTGWLTGDVARLEQAANRGLLQRPQVREQILVRRNRDWANQITDMLKLGARPFVAVGAAHLAGEDSVQTLLEARGYTVTRLQ
- a CDS encoding 50S ribosomal protein L25/general stress protein Ctc; this encodes MSDTLTLSAQLRDRAGKGASRALRREGRVPAVIYGDKKEPEAIHIAERELNKLLGTGHFMNSIVEVEIDGKAVVTLPKDVAFHPVSDRPLHVDFLRIAKGSTVEVSVPVVFVNEEASPGLKRGGVLNVVRHELELVCDATKIPDEIEVDVTGTEIGDSIHISAVTLPKGSESAITDRDFTIATIVAPSALKSSDGEAADEAGE
- the pth gene encoding aminoacyl-tRNA hydrolase; this translates as MQIWVGLGNPGAEYAMHRHNVGFMALDTVADVHGFEPPKRRFQGWAMEGRLGSEKLLLLKPATFMNKSGQAVGEAMRFFKLEPEAVTVFHDELDLAPFKVKVKRGGGTAGHNGLRSTEQHIGPEFRRVRIGIGHPGNKDRVTGHVLGNYHKTELDDLTDMLGAIAAEAAWLAKDDDARFMNDVALRLQE
- a CDS encoding PhoX family protein, translated to MSHLTDAARAPYRTDTLDFDPSNSLEAIVAANPSRRRILTNGLMGLVLAPMVANCGGDNGAAGNPVTLPPTAGPAPTPAPTPAPAPSFSISFNSVPANQNDRVTVPTGYEVNVLLKAGDLIVPGGAAFNGSFPTPGQAENWAGGNHDGMELFAIPSVDPNTAGLLAVNFEYPDFNILMSDAEATAVQANPAAATATQRQLALSAVGVGVVEIQRGADGKWSVVANSRFNKRYSGNSNYRAGGPAAGLLSTNIKGTLNNCASGRTPWNTYLTCEETTDNYIDPSQPAENYGWVVEIDPFLELAPPTKRTAMGRFDHENTAFMANADRRVAFYMGDDATPGCIYKFVCDRAFSATSRAANIDMLDVGQLFVARFNADGTGEWRLLQQGQNGLVVGARDPGNISQSTTPPTPTVVDFRNQADVLINTKSAARVAGGTVMDRPEWITVAPDNTAIFVALTNNSGRRVTDATNPRVTNRHGHILKMRESGDSPLAGSFTWELFLLAGDPALASGGANLTGNINGDTFSSPDGIRIDPQGRMWVQTDHSVPGTSGVTGVTIDQAFGHNAMFHVDQKTKQSKRFLVGPLGCEITGIAYTPGLTDFFINIQHPTGNWPVNGEKPRSSTIVVTRTDKQPVGN
- the aac(3) gene encoding aminoglycoside 3-N-acetyltransferase; this encodes MAPPVTLGHLVADLSASGLAPGDIVMVHAGLRSIGPMIGGPDTLIAALRQVVGDAGTVMAYADWEGAPEWACDEEGHILPQWRAHVLPFDPARSRAIRDNGAFPEFLRTTPGALRSASPGPSMTALGAKARWLIDPHPIDYGYGSGTPLARLVEARGKVMMIGAPWETMTLLHHAEHLASIPGKRIVRWDVPFANPDGGTIWRRVEEFDTGNPVVDGLDDDYFEEVVRDFVAAGGGWQGQIGAAAALLVDAPAILGFAVGWLESRFGRTTR
- a CDS encoding DUF1330 domain-containing protein; translated protein: MISAPPYLDVSAEAGRDFMMRALTGPVVMLNLLRFRAEADYSATPELAPDAPISGRDAFMRYFEHTLPFLQASGGSVEYLGDGGAWLIGPAGERWDAVMLIRQASVEAFIAWNGDAAYLAGIGHRTAALEDSRLLPTTAHTFGKD